Below is a window of Chelmon rostratus isolate fCheRos1 chromosome 23, fCheRos1.pri, whole genome shotgun sequence DNA.
aacaCACTTATGAGCGCTGCACACCTAATTTTTCTTGGGACATCCCTTGTGACCGCCTGCTGTCTGATCCCAGGTGTGCAGGAGGCTGTTGTCATCTGCCTGAACAAGCAGACCAGGGAGGCGGCAGACCAGAGCCTGTGTGTGAGCTCCCGTCGGCCCCCGCAACTCCTCCAGGACTGCAAAACTCAGCCCTGCCCACCTCGGTACGGTAAAACCCACAAATCAGACTGACATCATTATCATTTAGACTTTGTTTAAAATGGTTTGTGCATGAACTACATTTGATTGATGGATGCAGTAAAAATTTGGAGGAAATGTGTTGTTGGAAAAAAGGGTTTGGCTGCagaaaatattaattaacaACAGGACTGAAATCTGGCTCTGCTCTTTATTAGTTTTCCAAGACTGTAACCCAgcaaaatatgtaatatatagAGCTGGGACATTCATGTACCATTTCCTAGAGTCCCGATGCATCCCTGGGTTCTACAGCTGGAACTGCTTAACGTTCAGActatcaaaaaacacacatcacacaagTTGAATCAATTAATCTCTACTAATCACTGGTTGTGTATAAAAGAGATTGAAATCCTTATAATCCACTTAGTTATCCCTCTCAGTTTAAACCTCTTGGGCCAATTAAATCACCATTTAGGCCATTTGAGTCCAAGCGATACTGAAGCAGAATGACAGAGATGGATGGTTGTATCACTGCGAGCAGGAAATGAGCCAGTGGGATAGCTTGTGGAACCTGGTCAGAATCACACACAATAGAGATCAGATGTCAGTGGCCCCTTTGACACAGATATACCGCTGAGAAGAGGATTCATCGTCGCCAAACAACCAACCAAGCAAAGCTGGCATAATGCTGCCCCGCTGTGTGATTTCAGATAGCACGCCAGCGTGTGACGTGTAGCtccagatcacacacacagatgagtaTGCAGAATACCTCTGCCGCTGGATTAAAGGTGGAACAACAATGACCCCACCCCCATTCTGTGATTACACATTTTATACATGACGGCGACCTTGAACAAGCTGTGTAAAGTGGGCTACCTGCTCGGCTCAGTTGTCACATTGTCCTTGGAAGAACTTACAACTTTTTTTCCCCGTGGTTATGTCGGCACGGGAATGCAGGAGGCCTCCACGGCTCCACTTGGAATGAACACACGTCATTCTGACAAATTTGCCACCTTACCAGAGGGGTTAACAATATAACATCTGTCCTGAGGGGATGCTGTTAGAAAGCCCATGGGAGCCCAGATGGATTCCTCCTCTGGGTGTCATGAATGTCCTTGAAagatttcattcaaaacatcattattattacctTTCAATATCCTACCTATGAAGTTGACACTCCGACCTTGGGCTGACTCTGAAGGAAAGCTCATTAAGTGGTGTTGAAAATTAAAGGGATTTATCCTGTGGGGAGCAGGCGTGTGCTCAACAAATGTTATGGTCATCTGCCCGTTAAAGGTTGCTGTTTCTTGTTGAAAGGAACTCTTATGGAGAAACGTCAGGATTTATCTTTTGGGAACAAtaaaatttcatggaaatcttGGCCATTAGTTTTGGAGCTATCTGGTCCAAAAGAAGGGTCCAGAGAAAACTAAAATCATTGtaatcatcctctggggaagATGAAGATTCCTGCTAAATTTCAAGTTGCTGTACAACTATAATGTTAGTCTTATTAGAAGTACTGTAGGTTGCATTTTTTTAGTGTGTACTAACTGTTACCCATTGGGCCCCAATCTGGAATACAGTGGATGAACAATGTTGGACTTGCAAATGTTACATTGCAAACAATTTTCGTCAACAGCGCACACAAAATTCACTGAATACATGAAATACCTGAATGGTTAAACAGTATAATGACATGTTGTTTAATATAACTGAGCCGTGGCTAAACGGTGAGTGGATTTTGCGGTGGGCCACACGTTTCAAGTTAACACCGTGCAGAAAGTCGCTGTTCCACCACTCACACTCTTGTCAGAAAAGCCAGCGGCTTGCAGCCTGCCCTTGCCTGTTTTTCCAGGCCTTGAGTCTTGTTTTCAGGCACAACAAACGCTGTATTGGGCTTGTTTCCTTTGGCCCTTTGCTCCCTCCCTGAGGCCTCTTCACCCTCCCATATTAAGCTACACTCTTTGGATACTGTTCCCTCTGAAGGGAAACAGCCATAGAATTTGGCTTGTGGGTATAGTACTGGTCCAGAAACAAGCCTCATTCCCAATTCTCCTCAGTCCCTGGACCCTTGAGTAAATATGAATAGTTTTGAAATATCACCTAATCTGTCAAGCAAGATGTAAAGTTGCTGCCATCTTGGTCAAAGCCAGAGCTTTCAGATGTGTTTCAAGGCATCGTGACGAGTTAGACACATGCCACATCACTTTCAAGATTGGAATAAAAGCAAACTTTGATGCTGGATTGATCACCCTGTTTGAAAGCGTGTTGGACAACAGAGTTGATATTGGTCCATGGAGGTCATTGGGAAAATGCGGGTGGAGAAGTAATGCCTAGGGATTTCTCAAATGTCTCTAAATCCAGGTCCCGTGAATAACTCTTTTCGTCTTCACGCGTATTCACTTTCATGAATTTCACTTTCATGAATTTACACATTCATAAGACTGCAAGAGTGTCTTCTCATGGGATCAAGTGAAAACATCGAGCACTCTGACTGAACTCTTCCTGACTGCAGTCCTTTATGGATTGGATAATGGGGCTATATGAACGTACACAGAAGATGTATGGTGGTCAATCAGGAACGACAAAGGTTCAGAGTTGAAAAATCATGACATACAGTAGTTTGATGATTAACATTGTATTCACAGGTGGGAAACAGGAGAGTGGAGTTCATGCTCTACTACCTGTGGGGTTGGTCTGATGACCCGGACTGTGGTGTGCACGCACCGGCCCTCTCGGGACAGCAACCGAACTCAGGTCTTGAGAGATGAAGACTGTCAGAACCCCAAGCCCAGTCCAGTCCAAGCCTGCAACCGATTCGACTGCCCTCCTATGTGGGATACACGTGACTGGGGACAGGTAGAGGATCTCACCTAGGAAGTTCACCACCATAAATTCCTGGTCCAGCTATTAGACCGAAGCATCTAGCACATATTGCGAATATAACCCTTGGCacatctgtatttttcttgtcATAGTGCTCCCGGAGCTGCGGTGGTGGAATTCAAAGGAGGCAGGTCCTGTGCAAACAGCGGTTGGCAGATGGCAGCATCCTGGAGCTGCCTGACACCTTTTGCCCTTCCAAGAGCCCTGCAAACCAGCAGCACTGTGCCAAGCAAGAGTGCCCACCTCAGTGGGTCACAACTGACTGGTCCCAGGTAGGCTCTCCTCAAGGCACCAATCTACCTTTTGAAGTGGTCAAAATCTAAATTTTATGCAATTTCATATCTTACTATATAATTCATTTGTCCAGTGTTCAGTTACCTGTGGTAATGGCATTCAGAGACTACAGGCAGTCTGCAAAAAACACGGTAAAGACGGGGGGCATTGGACCGTAGACCCTGAGAACTGCTCCCAGATGGCACGGCCCAACAGAATCCGGCCGTGCTCCCTCAGGCTCTGTGAGAGTAAGAAACCCTCTGTTTGGCTCTATTTCATCAATTCATACTGCTAAGAGAGTGGAAATTAGTGGAAAGGTCTCTGAGTTAACAAGAAATACATTCCATAAGCTTGTGTAAATGGACTTTGCTTGACAATTACAAATGCACAGAAGTACAGATAGCAGATAACAGATAACAATAATTTAGCAATTTACCTGTCCTGTTAATTTCATCACAGACTCTGTCAAGCCCGATCCTACCATACTGGCCCAGAGGAAGGTGTATATCCAGTGGAAGAAGGGCAAAAAGCTACACTTGGTAGTGGGAGGCTATGCCTACCTTCTGCCCTGGACAACTGTAGTCCTTCGCTGCCCAACCCGGCACTTCCGCAAGGGCCAAATCCAATGGATGAAGGACGGGAAACCCTTGGTCAGCCTTTCACACCTCTCCATAACATCACTTGGATATGTGAAGATTCAGCAGGCTCGTGCATCTGATGCAGGGATATACACGTGTGTCGCAGGTCCAGCACAAGAGCATTTTATCCTGCAGATAATTGGCAGCAAGCAGAAGCTCTCTGTTCCAGAGTCATGGCTCCTTGCAGATGGCCAGCAAAAGGTTGGTCAATCAGATGTGGCCTCAACAGGAGAGAGATATCAGGAGCTACCCATCTCCCTCAACCAATATGACAGCATTGTTGAGCATTTGCTTGAATTTAAAGGCTCTCTCCAAGATGAAAAGGACATTAGTGATAAACCACACTCCAGTGAAAAGAACAGGTCGACCCTGGAGGATGAGAGCTCAGAGCTTTCAGGCCTGCTCGTACTCACTGCTGATACCCACAGGCTAGACGAGATCACGCACAACCTCTCTGAAGGCCTTGGTGGACCAGGGGGGGAACAACTAATAGCACAATTGCTCAGCGAGCTCACCGCGGCGCAAGACGAAACCAATGAGTCGACTCTTCATCCCCCGGACGGCGCAGAATCCTCCACGCAAGGGCCCCTCCTTTACAAACCGAACATCAAAGCCCACACATCCAGGCCAAGAAGCCCTGTGATAATCCAGCGGTCCAGAAAGGTCACAGCGGTGCCGTCGTCGGACATGACAGTTCATGTGGGAGCACCGGTTTTGTTGCAGAAACCCATTGCTAGTTTGGAGCTGAGGTGTGAGGCACTGGGGAACCCTGACCCATCCCTAACATGGACAAAGAATGGAAAAGAGTTGCACTACAACAGCAGGTAAGAACTGCCCTGTAATGTGACTTTTTGTGCAAAAAGCATTAACAAAACTTCAGATTTTGTTGTACAGAAGTAGCTGACTGTTCTTTGACAGAATTGTTATAGATTCAGTggttgtgttgtctttgtgtcgGCAGAGTAGGCCTGTTGCCTAGCGGCTCACTCAGGATACAGTCTCCGAGCAAGGTGGATGAGGGTCTGTACACCTGCACCGCAAGGAATCGTCTGGGTTCTACATCTCTTTCATCTTGGCTGCAAATTACAGGTACGGGCCACAAAGACATTGTTCGCAATAATAACTgtaatttgaattattttttaaaatcatattgtGGTTATGGCAATATTCCAACTTGTTGATGCATTGATGCAATGTGCATTTGTTCTGGAGTTAGCGCAGGTTGTCTCCAGTGAATTTAATTAGGATTGCTCACAGGCATCTTGAGCTCTTGTGGCACCCCTATGGGGTTGGCTTTCATAGGCCTATTGCCAAACACGGACTGAAGATATGTACCCAGATTGTGATGATTGGACCTGCTAAGTCGCTCCTCCTCTTGCGTAgcttttttggttttgatggCAGCGGCCATGTTTTTCAATCAGCCAATTACAAAAGACATGTTTATCTCACTTCTGCAATGTTGTATTCTAATTTTGGTGTTTGATCAATCGGACTTACGGTGTTAGGGATGTGACCTTTCCAAAGTTGCATTTTTGGGCCTTTATTACAGTGCCACCATCTGTCCGATTGGGCTCATATTTTTTGTGAAGCACATGTACATACTGTAATTTCCAGTTACTGGGATGTGTTTCTTGTTTGTAGCTCAATCCAGCTCATGCAAGTTGGAGCTGCAGAATAAGACAACAACTACTACTAGAGCTTTCAGTTAGGGTCAGGTAGTTAAGAAATAACAGCTTTGATCTAAATATTGTCCTAATTTAAGTTCAATAGtatgggaaatatgcttatttactttcttgccaggagatagatgagaagattgatgctgTGCTCTCATACTTTGTACAttatgaagctagagccaggagACAGCATGACTGGAAAAAGGGGGCAACAGtgagcctggctctgtccagacGTAAAAAAGAAATCGGTGCACCACTGCCTCTAGGGCTTACTTTATCTGTGATGTAGCCTCATGAAGTTTTGTAAAGAGCAGATActgtaaagtgtttttgtaaTCAAACATACAAATAAGACAGTGAGTATGAACCTAATGTCAAGCTGAGTTTGCCATAATACACTGTCATGTAGTCCATCTTAAAGTAATATGTGTTGTTCTTTTGTGGTCCAGGCTGAGAGATTCTGGGAAAGCATTCTTTtcagctgagaaacacacacacatgcataaccGCAGGCACAGATATACAGTAAGCTTCAACATGCCCCAGTGGCTCATCTGGCTGAGTCAGTGACGGGGAATGTCCAGAGCGTGCCACAGCTCGGGTCATCTCCGAGCTGCGCTGTCCGTTGTCTCCTCGGAGCACGATCAGTCGCAACCTAGGTGCATTTTTATCAAAGCACAGCCACGTTGGATTTCCTGATGCTTCGCGTTTACTCCCCATACAACATCAATTAGAGTTTCCAGGCAGTGTTTCAAAGAAGATTTAGTGGCTGCATCCCATTCGCCTAATCTAAACGGACAGGATAAAAGGATTTAAGAGTGCTGAAAAATGTCCAATCTGgattttcttctatttttaatTCAGACTCAGTTGAAGGTCATGTCTAACAGATGCACTTCAGAAATCTTATGAATGCTTATGAAGTCCTGTGAATTTATTCAATACACTCTTATACATAACAGGCCGTGACACTCTTACTCTTACTCACTCACTCAATCAACAATAATAGATTAGATTAAAAAGACAGTTCTCTCTTCTTTTGATTTTTGCAGTATCCAGCatcatattttgttgtgttttcaggaggCAAAGGAAGAAACTGTGTCCAGACGAATGGTGTGGGAGCAAACGGCCCTGTTTGCTCTGAGAGGAGCAacagcagccagtcagctgAGCTGTGCCACGGACAAGCCTGCCCCTTCAGGTACCTTGCTATTACTACATGTCTGTCCAGTTGGATACTCTGAGCATTTGGTTTGATAAAACCAGATCCTGCTGTCTCCTTTACTTGCATTCCAAATTTCACCATGGGATTCAATCATGTTTCATCTTTTCTAAGGCGCCAAGTACTTTTGGGCTCAAAAAATCCCAGAAGCTTTTTGATAATCGTATAAACTCGACGAGTTATAGTCcacttttcctctgtgtttggaTTAGGTGGCGAGTGGATCCTTGGTCACCATGCTCAACCAGTTGTGGAGGTGGGTCGCAGACCAGGGCTGTCCGCTGCATGAAGGGTCCTGAGGGCAGATCAAGAGAGGCGGGGAGCCAGCACTGCCTTGGCGCAGGGAGGAGACCCTCTGACACCAGGCTGTGCAACCAACTGCCCTGTGCCAGATGGGTCACTGCCCACTGGGGACTGGTGAGtctgagcacaaacacatctcAGCAAGTGTACCTGGACTGCGTCAAGGCTGTTTGCTTTGCTCTGTGCCAACTCTTCAGTTAATTTGAGGTAGTTTCTCAACTGTCGAATAACAGGCACTGTGgagcatttgtttgttttatttgttttccacatcACTGAAGGGGGAAGCACCCTGCTAATCCCCCCTTTTCTATTAGGAGAcacatttttgttgtaaataGGGAAGtgacctttttttctgcttttgttttgaggcatattttatatttaaaagcaGAACTTGTGTGGAATTTTGATGACATCTCCTCTTTTAGTGTCACGGCCAATGTGTGGGTCCCAGTCTGGCCACACAGCACCGCCATGTTTACTGCCAAGGCACCAATGCCACCAAAGTCCCCTATAAGATGTGCAGTGGAATCCAGAGGTAAATATAGATATCATGGCGTGAGCACACTGTATATCAGCAGATGATATCCAGTGTTGATGTTTCTGTGAAGAAGCCACTCACATGAGTATTTCTGGCATCTTTCAgatccttttctttctgtgtttgtaattGTAGGCCCATCTCCCTGAAGAACTGCTCCACGGAGGCCTGTGCCCTCCATTGGCGCATCGGCCCGTGGACGCAGTGCACGGCCACCTGCGGGCGGCACGGTTTCCAGTCACGCCAGGTGACCTGTGCGCACCGTCGGACTGGAAAGGCCACACGCGAGCATCACTGCATGTGGAGGCCTCGCCCTCACAGCTGGCAGCGATGCAATATTCTGTCCTGTGGCAGAGGTGAGAAAACGTTCCAGCCATTGGCAAAGTGGAGACGAGTGGTGAAGTGGGTACGTGTAGTAAACTGTAGCCTCTGTTTGTTCTCCAGCAGGGGAGTGTCGAGACAGCACAAGGTACTGTGAGAAGGTTCGACAGCTGGAGCTTTGCCCGCTGCCCCAGTTTAAGAGTCGCTGCTGTCATTCCTGCAGAAACACCTGAGGCTGGGACATACGATGAGGGCCATGGACAGCCTGAATAGGTCAGGGGGGACGCTCAGACGGCCAACAGAGACTTGAAACCTCTATGCCCCGTCCTTCCATCCACAACTGTCTCCACTGATCAGTCTTGGATGGGATACCTGAGTGTGGAGGAATGTTTGGATGGTCATACCTAGAGTGGCTGTGATCTGCTCTCCTCAAAGACACCATGAGTGGGTTTGAATTTGAAAATTTTAGGAGCAGGTCTGTTGATGAAGGCTTCAGTTTTACTTCCCGAAGCTCACGCCAGCAGCTTTCCTGAATTATGCAAAAGTGACTAAGATACATTTCCATTGTTCGTCACAGAAACTCGTGGTGACTGCCTTGTTTCATAAAGGGGAACTCATAAAGAAGCATTATCCTGGTGACTGGCAATAAAACTGGTATCTGGTGTAGCTTCAGGGGTTTCCTCAAACAAGTGGAACAACAGTGTTGCACCACCACGTTCTGTTGTAGCACCGTCACTTCATGTCTGAATTAGGGTGCATATTATCATGCAGTTTAGCTTACAATACACAAACATGTAActtcttttttaattgattgaCTTCATACCCAGGGATACTAGGAAGACCCCTGAGCTTTTAATAACCACTGGataggtgtgtgtttgcctttttttcaaTGGTCTCCAAAACAGTGCTGATAAATAGTTTTGATGCTAAATAAGCTTTTATTAATGAGGTATGTGCAAACTCTCGTTTTAAACTGAAAGACAGCACAATGCTGCATATAAATGGGAAATGGCTAACATG
It encodes the following:
- the LOC121626446 gene encoding ADAMTS-like protein 1 isoform X2, whose translation is MTGGCLWTTGLLLAAVCVEVAVWANDGEAVFIREFTLIRRDHLPEEPLHDVGQKPEDPSSRTARSEEDRDTLWDAWGSWSECSRTCGGGASYSLRRCLSSKTCEGQNIKYRTCSNVDCPPDAGDFRAQQCSAHADVRFQGQYHEWLPVYNDPDNPCALKCKAKGSGLVVELAPKVLDGTRCYTESLDMCISGVCQIVGCDHELGSTVKEDNCGVCNGDGSSCRLVRGHYKSQHASGKTEDTVVVIPYKSRHVRLVLKGPDHLYVESKTLQGVKGELLLDKSGQHHLENTTLDFQKLSDKEVLRITGPLGADFTVKVQFAGGADSVVQYIYYQPIIHRWRETDFFPCSVTCGGGYQLTSAECFDLRSGRVVVDQYCHYYPENIKPKPKLQECNMEPCLASDGYKQIMPYDLYHPLPRWESSPWTACSTSCGGGIQSRSVSCVEEDMQGTITPTEEWKCLYSPKTAILQPCNTFDCPTWLAQEWSPCTVTCGQGLRYRVVLCIDHRGLHAGGCNPTTKPHIKEECLVTVPCYKSIDTLPVEAKPVWHKQAIELEEEIIVTEEPTFIPGPWQTCSRTCGAGIQQRTVKCQVLLSFSQTVADLPDDECEGVKPATSQPCYRTPCSGVSGKGKESQKEGEEEEESPKREELHDWEYEGFTECSESCGGGVQEAVVICLNKQTREAADQSLCVSSRRPPQLLQDCKTQPCPPRWETGEWSSCSTTCGVGLMTRTVVCTHRPSRDSNRTQVLRDEDCQNPKPSPVQACNRFDCPPMWDTRDWGQCSRSCGGGIQRRQVLCKQRLADGSILELPDTFCPSKSPANQQHCAKQECPPQWVTTDWSQCSVTCGNGIQRLQAVCKKHGKDGGHWTVDPENCSQMARPNRIRPCSLRLCENSVKPDPTILAQRKVYIQWKKGKKLHLVVGGYAYLLPWTTVVLRCPTRHFRKGQIQWMKDGKPLVSLSHLSITSLGYVKIQQARASDAGIYTCVAGPAQEHFILQIIGSKQKLSVPESWLLADGQQKVGQSDVASTGERYQELPISLNQYDSIVEHLLEFKGSLQDEKDISDKPHSSEKNRSTLEDESSELSGLLVLTADTHRLDEITHNLSEGLGGPGGEQLIAQLLSELTAAQDETNESTLHPPDGAESSTQGPLLYKPNIKAHTSRPRSPVIIQRSRKVTAVPSSDMTVHVGAPVLLQKPIASLELRCEALGNPDPSLTWTKNGKELHYNSRVGLLPSGSLRIQSPSKVDEGLYTCTARNRLGSTSLSSWLQITGGKGRNCVQTNGVGANGPVCSERSNSSQSAELCHGQACPFRWRVDPWSPCSTSCGGGSQTRAVRCMKGPEGRSREAGSQHCLGAGRRPSDTRLCNQLPCARWVTAHWGLCHGQCVGPSLATQHRHVYCQGTNATKVPYKMCSGIQRPISLKNCSTEACALHWRIGPWTQCTATCGRHGFQSRQVTCAHRRTGKATREHHCMWRPRPHSWQRCNILSCGRGECRDSTRYCEKVRQLELCPLPQFKSRCCHSCRNT
- the LOC121626446 gene encoding ADAMTS-like protein 1 isoform X1 → MTGGCLWTTGLLLAAVCVEVAVWANDGEAVFIREFTLIRRDHLPEEPLHDVGQKPEDPSSRTARSEEDRDTLWDAWGSWSECSRTCGGGASYSLRRCLSSKTCEGQNIKYRTCSNVDCPPDAGDFRAQQCSAHADVRFQGQYHEWLPVYNDPDNPCALKCKAKGSGLVVELAPKVLDGTRCYTESLDMCISGVCQIVGCDHELGSTVKEDNCGVCNGDGSSCRLVRGHYKSQHASGKTEDTVVVIPYKSRHVRLVLKGPDHLYVESKTLQGVKGELLLDKSGQHHLENTTLDFQKLSDKEVLRITGPLGADFTVKVQFAGGADSVVQYIYYQPIIHRWRETDFFPCSVTCGGGYQLTSAECFDLRSGRVVVDQYCHYYPENIKPKPKLQECNMEPCLASDGYKQIMPYDLYHPLPRWESSPWTACSTSCGGGIQSRSVSCVEEDMQGTITPTEEWKCLYSPKTAILQPCNTFDCPTWLAQEWSPCTVTCGQGLRYRVVLCIDHRGLHAGGCNPTTKPHIKEECLVTVPCYKSIDTLPVEAKPVWHKQAIELEEEIIVTEEPTFIPGPWQTCSRTCGAGIQQRTVKCQVLLSFSQTVADLPDDECEGVKPATSQPCYRTPCSGVSGKGKESQKEGEEEEESPKREELHDWEYEGFTECSESCGGGVQEAVVICLNKQTREAADQSLCVSSRRPPQLLQDCKTQPCPPRWETGEWSSCSTTCGVGLMTRTVVCTHRPSRDSNRTQVLRDEDCQNPKPSPVQACNRFDCPPMWDTRDWGQCSRSCGGGIQRRQVLCKQRLADGSILELPDTFCPSKSPANQQHCAKQECPPQWVTTDWSQCSVTCGNGIQRLQAVCKKHGKDGGHWTVDPENCSQMARPNRIRPCSLRLCENSVKPDPTILAQRKVYIQWKKGKKLHLVVGGYAYLLPWTTVVLRCPTRHFRKGQIQWMKDGKPLVSLSHLSITSLGYVKIQQARASDAGIYTCVAGPAQEHFILQIIGSKQKLSVPESWLLADGQQKVGQSDVASTGERYQELPISLNQYDSIVEHLLEFKGSLQDEKDISDKPHSSEKNRSTLEDESSELSGLLVLTADTHRLDEITHNLSEGLGGPGGEQLIAQLLSELTAAQDETNESTLHPPDGAESSTQGPLLYKPNIKAHTSRPRSPVIIQRSRKVTAVPSSDMTVHVGAPVLLQKPIASLELRCEALGNPDPSLTWTKNGKELHYNSRVGLLPSGSLRIQSPSKVDEGLYTCTARNRLGSTSLSSWLQITGGKGRNCVQTNGVGANGPVCSERSNSSQSAELCHGQACPFRWRVDPWSPCSTSCGGGSQTRAVRCMKGPEGRSREAGSQHCLGAGRRPSDTRLCNQLPCARWVTAHWGLCHGQCVGPSLATQHRHVYCQGTNATKVPYKMCSGIQRPISLKNCSTEACALHWRIGPWTQCTATCGRHGFQSRQVTCAHRRTGKATREHHCMWRPRPHSWQRCNILSCGRAGECRDSTRYCEKVRQLELCPLPQFKSRCCHSCRNT